One segment of Rubripirellula amarantea DNA contains the following:
- a CDS encoding carboxylesterase family protein, which produces MNNPRGILDRSLMLKRCPTLFGFMLVLMMVKPAYTEQVFQLQNGMVVIGSKAEIATLKEGFGASTTTQLTSRPIWLIEDGLRRHYFHGKGMVSVPPIDKPNLDQRIDFWQPIPLGGKSVGGLGSVLGVSPFNEFGRRLLQIRGPTGPVKVIQGITELNPRYAVLSALKPPQGQPSLLWEMRVATSTMDSSTLDAFFKTQFDETDLNARLEIVRFYISADRFGDAKRALQQTIIDFPEETDLPKQVLALTERQASQLLDEAKIRNKAGQHRLAARILDNFPVKDVGRITRLQVQDARKEIETSGLEAARLTGLLTEQVAQLAAADQGKLKAIVQEISEGLSADTLSRLSDYSRLGESETIALDNRVALAISGWLMGAGAGEQNLSVVTSLVQVRDLVADYLGTDDRNRHQAILDQLRSLEGAQAEYIDKMLPLLVPTRSWPEGSASDRVEGMHSVQTDLAEYVIQLPPEYNPLRSYPCLIALHPARSDHAAQIDWWSGGVGSVTQQLDDQLNDEQAEGGLASRLGHASRHGFIVVAPRWSRPAQRRYEYTPAEHERVLAAMRDAMRRCSIDSDRVFLAGQGEGGTAAWDIALAHPDLWAGLIAISATPDKTVHHYEPNSRYVPMYLVMGELDGSRASGGIMDDYMSYKHDALVVMYRGRGREYFYEETPRFFEWMSSSAHVRRPIPREFEANMIRQGDQFFWWVELLDLKPGTAIDPILWDDAPKIRSKPVEGTINEGNQIRFKAPADRVRLLLRPQAGLDLNREIVVHYGSRTIRHNYDGNLETILEDARRRADRKRAVWLEITIP; this is translated from the coding sequence ATGAATAATCCCCGAGGTATTCTCGATCGAAGTCTAATGCTCAAGCGATGCCCGACGCTTTTCGGATTCATGCTTGTGCTCATGATGGTTAAGCCGGCTTACACCGAGCAGGTTTTTCAATTGCAGAACGGCATGGTTGTGATTGGGTCAAAGGCCGAGATCGCAACGCTAAAGGAGGGCTTTGGCGCGTCCACGACCACCCAGCTCACTTCGCGGCCTATCTGGCTGATCGAGGATGGATTGCGACGACATTATTTCCATGGCAAAGGAATGGTGTCCGTGCCTCCGATCGACAAACCGAATCTGGATCAACGGATCGACTTTTGGCAGCCAATCCCTTTAGGCGGAAAATCGGTGGGCGGATTGGGCAGCGTGCTCGGTGTATCGCCCTTCAATGAATTCGGGCGTCGGTTGTTGCAAATTCGCGGGCCGACGGGCCCGGTAAAAGTCATCCAGGGCATCACGGAACTTAACCCGCGGTACGCAGTCTTGTCGGCACTTAAGCCTCCCCAAGGACAACCGTCTTTGCTTTGGGAAATGCGTGTTGCCACCAGCACAATGGACTCCAGCACGTTGGATGCGTTCTTCAAAACGCAGTTTGATGAAACCGACTTGAATGCGCGATTAGAGATCGTGCGGTTTTACATTTCTGCTGATCGGTTCGGCGATGCAAAACGAGCGTTGCAGCAAACGATCATTGATTTTCCTGAAGAAACAGATCTGCCGAAGCAGGTTCTTGCTCTTACCGAGCGGCAGGCATCTCAACTTTTGGATGAAGCGAAAATCCGAAATAAAGCGGGGCAGCATCGGTTGGCGGCCCGCATCCTCGATAACTTCCCGGTCAAAGATGTTGGGCGAATCACTCGTTTGCAAGTTCAGGATGCACGCAAAGAAATTGAGACCTCTGGACTCGAAGCAGCACGGTTGACCGGGCTGCTGACCGAACAGGTCGCACAGCTTGCCGCCGCAGATCAAGGAAAGCTGAAGGCAATTGTGCAAGAGATCAGCGAGGGATTATCCGCCGATACTCTGTCGCGACTGAGTGATTACTCACGATTGGGTGAGTCCGAAACAATTGCTTTGGACAACCGCGTTGCGTTGGCGATTTCGGGTTGGTTGATGGGGGCGGGGGCAGGCGAGCAAAACCTTAGCGTGGTGACGTCTTTGGTTCAGGTTCGCGACTTGGTTGCCGATTACTTGGGGACCGACGATCGAAATCGACACCAAGCGATCCTGGATCAACTTAGGAGTTTAGAAGGGGCTCAGGCAGAGTACATCGATAAGATGTTGCCATTGCTTGTGCCCACGCGATCGTGGCCCGAAGGGTCGGCGAGTGATCGTGTGGAAGGCATGCATTCGGTGCAAACTGATCTTGCCGAGTATGTGATTCAGTTACCTCCAGAATACAATCCGCTTCGATCTTACCCGTGCCTCATTGCGCTGCATCCGGCGAGAAGTGATCACGCCGCACAGATTGATTGGTGGTCGGGAGGTGTCGGGTCTGTCACGCAACAACTAGACGATCAGTTGAATGACGAGCAAGCCGAAGGTGGATTAGCATCTCGGCTTGGTCACGCTTCGCGTCATGGGTTCATCGTCGTCGCACCACGTTGGAGTCGGCCTGCTCAACGCCGGTACGAGTACACGCCCGCCGAACATGAACGAGTGTTGGCGGCAATGCGAGATGCAATGAGGCGATGTTCGATAGATTCCGATCGAGTGTTTCTGGCTGGCCAAGGTGAAGGTGGAACGGCCGCATGGGACATTGCCCTTGCTCATCCTGATCTTTGGGCTGGCTTGATTGCAATTAGTGCCACGCCGGACAAAACGGTTCATCACTACGAGCCCAATTCGCGATACGTGCCGATGTATCTCGTGATGGGGGAACTCGACGGAAGCCGGGCAAGCGGCGGCATCATGGACGATTACATGTCGTACAAGCACGATGCATTGGTGGTGATGTATCGGGGCCGAGGGCGTGAGTACTTCTATGAGGAGACGCCCAGGTTCTTTGAGTGGATGTCGAGTTCGGCCCATGTGCGACGACCGATACCTCGAGAATTTGAAGCAAACATGATCCGCCAGGGCGACCAGTTTTTTTGGTGGGTGGAGTTATTAGATTTGAAGCCCGGCACCGCAATCGATCCGATCCTGTGGGACGACGCACCTAAAATTCGATCGAAGCCAGTTGAAGGAACAATCAACGAGGGCAACCAAATCAGGTTCAAGGCACCGGCGGATCGAGTGCGATTGCTGCTTCGTCCTCAGGCCGGGCTCGATCTGAATCGTGAGATCGTTGTTCATTACGGATCACGAACAATCCGGCACAACTACGATGGAAATCTCGAAACCATCCTCGAGGACGCGCGACGTCGAGCAGATCGCAAACGAGCAGTTTGGTTGGAAATTACCATCCCTTGA
- a CDS encoding anti-sigma factor, which translates to MSDSDPTIDNMSCDQFAELLNDVLDQRKSPSQNAELCGHAQLCAGCGARFSMVCQLDAVAFRSEQFSDDPVFGNSASRKHIVDDPNVTQRISTPAQPRRSRRTIATMAVAATIMWAMIQFHQSRSTTNIAKLQIETSDEMLPVHSRPGGDDPSQREGSLVSPDLAASPFDPIGVNESELQGVELNRIDARSVLVPRSVPVQRLHSNQQAVVSSKGASVSKLSAASSMPALGIAAVAHSESTSLWNPMGTESWVDAKHWIDQTMPAVESVREGVAPIGRSLRRAVKILAGGRGDRTS; encoded by the coding sequence ATGAGCGATAGTGACCCCACCATCGATAACATGAGTTGCGATCAATTTGCCGAGCTTCTGAACGATGTTCTCGACCAGCGAAAATCGCCAAGTCAAAATGCGGAGTTGTGCGGCCACGCTCAGTTGTGTGCGGGTTGTGGCGCACGTTTCTCAATGGTTTGCCAACTCGACGCCGTCGCCTTTCGTTCAGAGCAATTTTCGGACGACCCCGTTTTTGGCAACTCTGCTTCTCGCAAACATATTGTGGACGACCCAAACGTAACGCAGCGAATAAGCACGCCAGCTCAACCACGTAGGTCGCGTCGGACGATTGCGACCATGGCGGTCGCTGCGACAATCATGTGGGCGATGATTCAATTTCATCAGTCACGCTCAACAACAAATATCGCGAAGCTGCAAATCGAAACGTCAGACGAAATGTTGCCTGTACACTCGCGGCCTGGTGGGGACGATCCATCGCAAAGAGAAGGTAGCCTCGTTAGCCCTGACCTGGCTGCTTCACCGTTTGATCCCATCGGTGTGAACGAGAGTGAACTCCAAGGCGTTGAACTCAATCGCATTGATGCGCGAAGTGTCTTGGTTCCACGGAGTGTTCCAGTTCAAAGACTGCATAGTAATCAGCAAGCGGTTGTTTCGTCGAAAGGGGCCTCGGTGTCTAAGCTTTCTGCCGCATCAAGTATGCCGGCGCTTGGAATCGCAGCCGTGGCTCATTCGGAATCCACATCGTTGTGGAATCCGATGGGAACTGAGTCTTGGGTGGATGCTAAGCACTGGATCGACCAAACCATGCCAGCGGTAGAATCCGTCCGTGAAGGTGTGGCGCCCATTGGTCGTTCGCTTCGTCGGGCTGTGAAAATTTTAGCTGGCGGTCGCGGGGATCGAACATCATGA
- a CDS encoding RNA polymerase sigma factor yields the protein MEHSKSIDATLLPANLLPSDEREMLAVLADRYHSLIFRVCLRFLGHQQDAEDVTQETFSRIIRYFDHWDQRLPIEPWIVTIAGNRCRSFLAARRQFRSLTPVIEPTADIENEARAAEQLSEELKLAMTILPANHRIAFELFHHQQSSYEQIAESMGHPIGTVKTWVHRARLQIIDHLRCREVIGRQPAQPSRSSLSNREVNV from the coding sequence ATGGAGCATTCCAAATCCATCGACGCAACATTGCTCCCTGCGAACCTTCTGCCAAGTGACGAACGCGAGATGCTAGCCGTTCTCGCGGACCGCTATCATTCGTTGATCTTCCGGGTCTGTCTGCGATTCCTCGGTCATCAGCAAGATGCCGAGGACGTTACGCAAGAGACCTTCTCACGCATCATTCGGTATTTTGATCACTGGGATCAACGTTTGCCAATTGAGCCCTGGATCGTGACGATCGCTGGGAATCGGTGTCGTAGTTTCCTGGCTGCTAGGCGGCAATTTCGTTCGCTAACACCAGTGATCGAGCCGACCGCCGACATCGAGAATGAAGCTCGTGCAGCGGAGCAGCTCAGTGAAGAGCTGAAATTGGCGATGACGATCCTACCCGCGAATCATCGGATTGCGTTTGAGCTCTTCCACCACCAGCAAAGTTCCTACGAGCAAATTGCCGAATCGATGGGGCATCCTATCGGTACCGTAAAGACCTGGGTTCATCGTGCACGTTTGCAGATCATTGATCACCTGCGATGTCGCGAAGTCATTGGGCGACAACCCGCTCAGCCATCAAGGTCTTCGTTGTCGAATCGGGAGGTCAACGTATGA
- a CDS encoding FHA domain-containing protein, translated as MQVKLKVQTGSHEGKEIAISSEKFLIGRSESCQLRPKSESVSRKHCIIVLKDNRVLVQDLKSRNGTFVNDQRLPVDKAKVLKAGDQLRIGKLNFEVLIEHGLQAAKKPEVADVGDAASRMVEAGSQDSKFEAVDVSSWLDEADQIDRVRKLSDPETRQFRMDQMEESSSGGDSTELSVEDSDDSTVRKRPEKKKPGKLPDGLKKAMTDNSRDAADNALKRFFSGR; from the coding sequence ATGCAGGTAAAGCTCAAGGTCCAAACGGGCAGCCATGAAGGTAAAGAGATTGCAATCTCTAGCGAGAAATTCCTCATTGGCCGAAGCGAGTCGTGTCAGCTTCGTCCCAAGAGTGAATCCGTTAGTCGCAAGCACTGCATCATCGTTTTGAAAGACAATCGTGTCTTGGTCCAAGACTTGAAGAGTCGCAACGGCACTTTTGTTAATGATCAGCGATTGCCAGTTGATAAAGCCAAGGTGCTTAAGGCTGGTGACCAACTAAGAATCGGCAAGCTCAACTTTGAAGTTCTGATCGAACATGGACTGCAAGCCGCCAAGAAGCCTGAAGTCGCAGACGTTGGTGACGCTGCATCGCGGATGGTAGAGGCTGGTTCTCAGGATAGTAAGTTTGAAGCGGTCGACGTTAGCTCGTGGCTAGACGAAGCGGATCAAATCGATCGTGTCCGCAAATTGTCGGATCCCGAGACGCGGCAATTCCGCATGGACCAGATGGAAGAATCATCATCCGGGGGCGACAGCACTGAGTTATCGGTTGAGGACTCTGACGATAGCACCGTACGCAAACGTCCTGAAAAGAAGAAACCGGGTAAATTGCCTGATGGACTGAAGAAGGCGATGACCGATAATTCTCGTGATGCAGCGGACAACGCCCTGAAGCGGTTTTTTAGCGGTCGATAG
- a CDS encoding lipoate--protein ligase family protein — protein MTNQSWGRLIVSEPMAPADNMALDQALLESMDRLGAVNSGQSVDSSERVGSSERGDSGRSDDSECGVHEDGHPTHRDAVVENELAAPAACLRFYTWKVPTLSLGYFQAYDQRGQHVPSQSAACVRRASGGGAILHEHELTYSLVVRNVDSRRGADAELYQKVHRVIANVLSGIGVTAIPFYHSAAYHRTRTALASNTDGQARRDQPFLCFQRRTEQDLIVAGYKVLGSAQRRGRVSVLQHGSLLVRASSLAPELPGIRDLGAKVGVPRELISPIADQLGQELNLNLVASQPTQDELARMAEIADERFGSDAWMHRR, from the coding sequence GTGACGAATCAATCCTGGGGGCGTTTGATTGTTTCCGAGCCGATGGCTCCAGCCGATAACATGGCGTTGGACCAAGCCTTGCTAGAGTCGATGGATCGGCTTGGTGCTGTCAATTCTGGACAAAGTGTTGACTCATCGGAACGTGTTGGCTCATCGGAACGTGGTGACTCAGGACGCAGTGATGATTCTGAATGTGGTGTTCATGAGGACGGTCATCCGACGCACCGCGACGCGGTTGTTGAAAATGAATTAGCCGCACCTGCCGCGTGCTTACGATTTTACACTTGGAAGGTCCCCACACTTTCGCTGGGATATTTCCAGGCTTACGACCAGCGTGGTCAGCACGTCCCCAGTCAATCGGCGGCTTGTGTTCGTCGCGCTTCGGGTGGTGGTGCGATTTTGCATGAACACGAATTGACCTACAGTCTGGTCGTTCGAAATGTTGATAGTCGACGTGGTGCAGATGCAGAGCTGTATCAAAAAGTCCATCGCGTGATAGCCAACGTCCTATCCGGAATCGGAGTAACTGCGATTCCCTTTTATCACTCAGCGGCCTATCACCGCACGCGAACTGCACTTGCTTCCAACACAGATGGGCAAGCCCGTCGGGACCAGCCTTTCCTCTGCTTTCAACGTCGGACCGAGCAGGACTTGATTGTCGCCGGCTACAAAGTGCTCGGTAGCGCGCAGCGACGTGGGCGGGTTTCTGTACTGCAGCATGGAAGTTTGCTCGTGCGTGCTAGTTCGCTTGCTCCAGAGTTACCAGGTATCCGAGATCTGGGGGCAAAGGTTGGCGTCCCTCGAGAACTGATTTCGCCTATCGCAGATCAGTTGGGGCAAGAGCTCAATCTGAACTTGGTGGCATCACAACCAACTCAAGATGAACTTGCCCGAATGGCTGAGATTGCGGATGAGCGATTTGGTAGCGACGCTTGGATGCATCGTCGCTAG
- the gcvH gene encoding glycine cleavage system protein GcvH, with translation MSRDPSKLLYAQTHEWLDLAGEDGIATIGISAFAIEQLNDLVYMDLPEVGKVLEFGDEFGEVESVKAVSPLYSPVSGTVVEVHEGLPDSLEQLNDDPYDFGWIIRVKVDGDAGREKLLDHAAYEKQCAASG, from the coding sequence ATGTCTCGTGATCCGTCAAAGTTGCTCTACGCTCAAACGCATGAATGGTTGGACCTTGCTGGTGAGGATGGAATCGCCACGATCGGGATTTCTGCGTTTGCCATCGAACAGCTCAACGATTTGGTCTACATGGATTTGCCAGAAGTAGGCAAAGTGCTTGAGTTCGGCGATGAATTTGGTGAAGTCGAATCGGTCAAAGCAGTCAGCCCGCTTTACAGTCCCGTCAGTGGCACCGTTGTGGAAGTCCACGAAGGACTACCTGATTCGCTTGAGCAACTTAACGATGATCCATACGACTTTGGTTGGATCATTCGAGTCAAAGTGGATGGCGATGCTGGGCGTGAGAAACTGCTCGATCACGCTGCTTATGAAAAACAGTGCGCTGCTTCGGGCTGA
- the gcvT gene encoding glycine cleavage system aminomethyltransferase GcvT, which produces MTSTDLHATPLIQWHRDAGARLVPFAGYEMPIQYSSIVTEHQTCRTSAALFDVSHMGRLRFDGDGSEQLLDHLLTRRVSDMPIGTVRYGLMCNADGGVLDDVLVSNLETPSQRRFHLMVVNASNREKILNWIVPHLADYPTVTVSDRTELTAMIAVQGPMAMEVCSRLFKFDPKRLKYYRTVITDQFSKPVIISRTGYTGEDGFELIVRAEEATRIWENVLLCGREAGFAPAGLGARDTLRLEAAMPLYGHELDETIDPITAGLTFACNLEGRGFIGDEALRQIASEGPKRVRRGLILEGKRPAREGSTVLGPNGEPVGVITSGGPSPTLGKAIAVAYIDAGVADLPRYTIDIRGKNAEAVATKLPFYRRAK; this is translated from the coding sequence GTGACTTCGACTGACCTGCATGCAACACCCTTGATTCAGTGGCACCGTGACGCCGGTGCCCGCTTGGTTCCCTTCGCCGGCTATGAAATGCCGATTCAGTACTCGTCGATCGTCACCGAGCACCAAACTTGCCGGACTTCTGCTGCCCTATTTGACGTATCCCACATGGGGCGATTGCGGTTTGACGGCGATGGCAGCGAGCAATTGCTTGACCATCTTCTAACTCGCCGCGTTAGCGATATGCCCATCGGTACAGTTCGATATGGATTGATGTGCAATGCCGATGGCGGTGTCCTCGATGATGTGCTGGTTTCAAACTTAGAAACGCCTTCCCAACGTCGTTTCCACTTGATGGTCGTTAATGCGTCCAATCGAGAGAAAATTCTAAATTGGATCGTGCCGCATTTGGCTGACTATCCCACTGTCACGGTTTCGGATCGAACGGAATTGACGGCGATGATCGCTGTCCAAGGTCCGATGGCGATGGAAGTATGCTCGCGATTGTTTAAGTTTGACCCGAAACGCTTGAAGTACTATCGCACGGTCATCACGGATCAGTTTTCCAAACCAGTCATCATTAGTCGCACGGGGTACACTGGCGAGGATGGTTTCGAGCTGATCGTCCGGGCCGAGGAAGCAACGCGTATCTGGGAAAACGTATTGTTGTGCGGTCGCGAGGCTGGCTTTGCACCGGCTGGACTCGGAGCACGCGATACCTTGCGGCTTGAAGCGGCGATGCCACTTTACGGACATGAACTCGACGAAACCATCGACCCGATCACAGCAGGCTTAACTTTCGCCTGCAATCTTGAAGGTCGTGGGTTTATCGGTGACGAGGCATTACGCCAGATCGCCAGTGAGGGGCCCAAGCGAGTGCGACGTGGGCTAATCCTTGAAGGCAAGCGCCCCGCGCGTGAAGGATCAACGGTTCTAGGACCCAACGGCGAACCTGTGGGAGTGATCACTAGTGGCGGTCCTTCCCCCACGTTGGGCAAAGCGATTGCCGTGGCATACATTGACGCCGGTGTGGCGGATCTACCTCGCTACACCATCGACATTCGCGGGAAAAATGCCGAGGCGGTCGCTACCAAACTGCCTTTCTATCGTCGCGCAAAATAA
- the arsS gene encoding arsenosugar biosynthesis radical SAM (seleno)protein ArsS (Some members of this family are selenoproteins.) encodes MSVLLPVIDAGLPTGIVAPFGQRIRQLDGDFTRTSLANLQINLGKLCNQTCTHCHVEAGPTKTRENMNSEVADRVMELASLTKRLQTVDLTGGAPEMNPHFRRLVRFFRSRDLQVIDRCNLTILTQPGYEDLADFLAEQGVNVVASLPCYLEDNVDGQRGNGVFARSIEGIRMLNERGYGKTLPLDLVYNPTGPSLPPDQTALQADYKRELKARYDIEFNSLFCITNIPIKRYAQYLAKRNKLDDYMRLLADSFNPAAVSSVMCRSLVSIGWDGAIYDCDFNQMLEIPLAGEPRQSVWDINTFDDVIHKSIATADHCYGCTAGSGSSCGGAIVNE; translated from the coding sequence ATGTCTGTTTTGCTTCCCGTGATTGATGCTGGATTGCCCACGGGTATTGTGGCGCCTTTTGGACAACGAATCCGTCAGCTCGATGGTGATTTCACACGCACCTCTTTGGCGAATTTGCAAATCAACTTGGGAAAACTGTGTAATCAGACCTGCACACATTGCCATGTCGAAGCGGGGCCCACAAAGACTCGCGAGAACATGAACAGCGAGGTGGCGGACCGGGTAATGGAGCTAGCGTCGCTGACTAAGCGATTGCAAACGGTTGATTTGACTGGTGGCGCCCCCGAGATGAACCCTCACTTCCGTCGCTTGGTTCGATTCTTTCGTTCTCGCGATTTGCAAGTCATTGACCGTTGCAATCTCACCATCTTGACTCAGCCCGGCTATGAAGACTTAGCGGACTTCTTAGCGGAACAAGGCGTCAACGTCGTTGCCTCGTTGCCATGCTACTTAGAGGACAACGTTGACGGCCAACGAGGCAATGGAGTGTTCGCTCGCAGCATCGAAGGCATTCGCATGCTCAACGAACGAGGCTACGGAAAAACATTACCGCTCGACTTGGTCTACAACCCAACCGGACCATCGTTGCCACCTGACCAGACCGCTTTGCAAGCGGATTACAAACGCGAACTGAAGGCACGCTACGACATTGAATTTAACTCGCTGTTCTGCATCACCAACATCCCAATCAAGCGGTATGCCCAGTATCTTGCCAAACGGAACAAGCTAGATGACTACATGCGTTTGTTGGCCGATAGTTTTAATCCAGCCGCCGTTTCGTCGGTGATGTGCCGGTCGTTGGTTTCGATCGGTTGGGACGGGGCAATCTATGATTGCGATTTCAATCAGATGCTCGAAATACCATTGGCCGGAGAGCCGCGTCAGTCGGTTTGGGACATCAACACATTTGACGATGTCATCCATAAGTCAATCGCTACAGCCGATCACTGCTATGGCTGCACCGCCGGTTCGGGCAGCAGTTGCGGCGGAGCCATTGTAAACGAGTGA
- a CDS encoding methyltransferase domain-containing protein, whose amino-acid sequence MNTESAVRDRYTDAAQNQEPALCCPVNYDRRYLEVIPQEVIDRDYGCGDPSKYVNAGETVLDLGSGGGKICFIASQVVGNQGKVIGVDMNDTMLELARRSQREVAQKIGYDNVTFHKGKIQDMVIDRDRVDAYLAENPVQDEPGLQRLEAFMTNMRQQSPMIADNSIDVVVSNCVLNLVDGNEKEQLFREIFRVLKIGGRAVISDIVSDEAVPLAMQQDANLWSGCISGAFQEREFLRAFERAGFMGIHMPVLQPEPWQTVQGIEFRSATVIAYKPDPSGCFEHNEAVIYRGPYRQVTDDMGNVFERGQRTATCRKTFTMMTSEPYGDDFIAVSPLTPISADDAKQFDSSANALRSPRVTKGKNFDLTIMGQDCCGEENCC is encoded by the coding sequence TTGAACACTGAATCCGCCGTACGTGATCGCTACACCGACGCTGCTCAAAATCAGGAACCCGCCCTTTGTTGCCCCGTCAATTATGACCGACGATACCTCGAAGTAATTCCGCAAGAGGTGATCGATCGAGACTACGGGTGTGGCGATCCGTCAAAGTATGTCAACGCCGGCGAAACGGTTTTGGATCTCGGCAGCGGAGGCGGAAAGATTTGCTTTATCGCTTCGCAGGTGGTCGGCAATCAAGGAAAGGTGATTGGTGTCGATATGAACGACACCATGTTGGAATTAGCTCGCCGCAGCCAACGTGAAGTGGCACAGAAGATTGGCTACGACAACGTGACCTTTCATAAAGGCAAAATTCAAGACATGGTGATCGACCGTGACCGCGTGGACGCGTACTTGGCTGAAAACCCAGTACAGGACGAACCTGGGCTACAGCGGCTCGAGGCGTTCATGACAAACATGCGGCAACAGTCACCGATGATCGCTGACAACTCCATCGACGTCGTGGTTAGCAACTGTGTGCTCAACTTAGTCGACGGCAATGAGAAGGAACAACTGTTCCGCGAGATATTCCGGGTACTCAAGATCGGCGGCCGGGCGGTCATTAGTGACATCGTCAGCGACGAGGCGGTACCGTTGGCGATGCAGCAGGACGCTAATTTATGGAGCGGCTGCATTTCCGGCGCGTTTCAGGAACGGGAGTTCTTACGCGCGTTCGAGCGAGCGGGTTTCATGGGTATTCACATGCCGGTTTTGCAACCAGAGCCCTGGCAAACAGTGCAGGGCATCGAGTTTCGATCAGCCACCGTGATCGCGTACAAGCCAGATCCCAGCGGTTGTTTCGAACACAACGAAGCGGTGATCTACCGTGGGCCATATCGACAAGTCACCGATGATATGGGCAATGTGTTCGAACGCGGTCAACGCACAGCCACTTGCCGAAAGACATTCACGATGATGACATCCGAACCCTATGGTGATGACTTCATTGCGGTTTCTCCGCTGACACCGATCAGTGCGGATGACGCCAAACAATTTGATAGTTCCGCGAATGCTCTTCGTTCCCCTCGCGTGACCAAAGGCAAGAACTTTGACTTGACCATCATGGGCCAAGATTGCTGCGGCGAAGAAAACTGCTGCTAA
- a CDS encoding tyrosine-protein kinase family protein, giving the protein MSTTGQAFVKAFARQSQSKPSNPTISAAEQDANRVQHANATELNRTTEAIRTPETWVRTVDDAITRIDSGSQRIATHTSHVPVASPATTRSQVSANVVETRIDDRHLQHIHTAYSIPRTPSSTKPPVSEPEHAPESHAASPSLFVETYPAEPITPAESTYHYAASATETQPHFQREHDRRMVDESPTSSGVGVTTPIRASWEVEVFDVPQTIADLFFEGSLFQDLADRISEAATGGLQTMLITSLLAGEGRSTVAIGTALAAASSGLRVGLIDADLADPTLADDLRLDLDFGWIEHVRQRLPIGEIAVHAIEDNLTFLPLLPMRPADQPSHIECAHMIESLRKHFDLLIIDGPVLDLQAAQILAPVIDSAVIVHDVNQSTPDTLTQVANLLRRVGIDGIGVVENFV; this is encoded by the coding sequence ATGAGTACGACCGGTCAAGCCTTCGTCAAAGCGTTCGCTCGTCAAAGCCAAAGCAAGCCCAGCAATCCGACCATATCGGCGGCTGAGCAAGACGCGAATCGTGTTCAACACGCGAACGCCACCGAGCTGAATCGTACGACTGAGGCGATTCGTACGCCTGAGACATGGGTTCGTACGGTCGACGATGCCATCACGCGTATCGATAGTGGTAGCCAGCGAATCGCCACTCATACCAGTCATGTGCCAGTCGCTAGTCCAGCAACCACGCGATCGCAGGTGAGTGCAAATGTCGTGGAAACTCGGATAGATGACCGACACCTTCAGCACATCCACACGGCATATTCGATCCCTCGAACCCCATCTTCAACGAAGCCGCCCGTTTCTGAACCTGAGCATGCACCGGAGTCGCACGCCGCTTCGCCAAGCTTATTCGTGGAAACCTATCCCGCAGAGCCAATCACGCCCGCGGAGTCAACCTATCACTATGCAGCGTCCGCAACAGAAACCCAGCCTCACTTCCAACGCGAACACGACCGTCGCATGGTCGATGAATCACCAACCTCTTCCGGTGTGGGCGTCACGACTCCGATTCGGGCCAGTTGGGAGGTAGAGGTTTTTGACGTCCCTCAAACCATTGCCGACTTGTTCTTCGAAGGTTCTCTTTTTCAGGATCTTGCTGATCGCATCAGCGAAGCCGCGACGGGAGGATTGCAGACCATGTTGATCACCAGTCTGCTGGCGGGCGAAGGGCGTTCGACGGTTGCTATTGGAACTGCACTTGCCGCTGCATCGTCCGGTCTACGCGTCGGGTTGATTGATGCCGATTTAGCTGATCCTACGCTTGCCGATGATCTGCGCCTGGATTTGGATTTCGGCTGGATTGAGCATGTCCGCCAACGATTGCCGATCGGAGAGATCGCGGTCCATGCAATTGAAGATAATTTGACGTTCCTGCCTCTCTTGCCGATGCGTCCGGCTGACCAGCCATCGCACATAGAGTGTGCTCATATGATTGAATCATTGCGGAAGCACTTTGATTTGCTAATCATTGATGGTCCCGTGCTCGATCTTCAAGCAGCACAGATTTTGGCTCCTGTGATTGATAGCGCCGTGATTGTTCACGACGTCAACCAGAGCACGCCGGACACGTTGACTCAAGTCGCGAATTTGCTTCGCCGCGTTGGAATCGATGGGATCGGTGTCGTCGAAAATTTCGTTTGA